A window of Ignicoccus hospitalis KIN4/I contains these coding sequences:
- a CDS encoding radical SAM protein — translation MVALWRAFSALAELSRRWSEAWLRKLLSSPGTPMRPEGRVSLYLHVPFCRSLCKFCHFVRFPYSEDLASKYFKKLIKDVEEAHSSGVEAVEVYVGGGSPSSKPEALGELVDLVWSLWRPQISVEVHPVDVAFLGAAEHLDPKKVTRVSMGVQSFSPEGLKKLGRPVSPETNELAIEILKSKKFKTFNVDVVWGLEDPTPDAVKALECGADQVTFYPLMPFPKRGPEGERLCFQNYQRIVREASKRGFVRQNAWTFSKTEAMVDEYVARAEEFLGLGVSSFSLVGGAAHLNVFDLEEYFKRGWSEPWHSVKLNPLEGLAFKVAMALHSSPPLRAEALWYSGLVALRELYGVLGEFRLSVVSKLWEKYAPKPSRGSASLPARGQRA, via the coding sequence ATGGTAGCGTTGTGGAGAGCCTTCAGCGCTCTCGCGGAGCTCTCGAGGAGGTGGAGCGAGGCTTGGTTGAGGAAGCTCCTATCCTCCCCCGGGACCCCCATGAGGCCGGAAGGGAGGGTTTCCCTATACTTACACGTGCCGTTTTGTAGGTCCCTCTGCAAGTTCTGCCACTTCGTCCGGTTTCCCTACTCCGAGGACTTGGCTTCTAAGTACTTCAAGAAGTTGATTAAGGACGTGGAGGAGGCTCACTCCAGCGGAGTTGAGGCGGTGGAGGTCTACGTCGGCGGGGGGTCGCCATCCTCCAAGCCGGAAGCCTTAGGGGAGCTGGTGGATCTGGTATGGTCCCTCTGGAGGCCCCAGATCTCCGTAGAGGTCCACCCAGTGGACGTGGCCTTCTTGGGGGCCGCAGAACACTTGGACCCGAAGAAGGTAACGAGGGTGAGCATGGGGGTTCAGAGCTTCTCCCCGGAAGGGTTGAAAAAGCTCGGGAGGCCAGTCTCCCCCGAAACTAACGAGCTCGCAATAGAAATTTTAAAATCTAAGAAGTTCAAGACCTTTAACGTGGACGTGGTGTGGGGCTTGGAGGACCCCACCCCCGACGCGGTTAAGGCCTTGGAGTGCGGAGCCGACCAAGTGACCTTCTACCCGCTCATGCCCTTCCCCAAGAGAGGGCCGGAGGGAGAGAGGCTGTGCTTCCAGAACTACCAGAGGATAGTGAGGGAGGCCTCCAAGAGGGGGTTCGTTAGGCAGAACGCTTGGACCTTCTCTAAGACAGAGGCCATGGTCGACGAGTACGTAGCTCGCGCGGAGGAATTCTTGGGCTTGGGAGTGAGCTCTTTCAGTTTGGTAGGAGGAGCAGCTCACTTGAACGTATTCGACTTGGAGGAGTACTTTAAGAGGGGTTGGTCGGAGCCTTGGCACTCGGTCAAGCTCAACCCCCTGGAGGGGTTGGCGTTTAAGGTAGCTATGGCGCTTCACTCGTCCCCTCCGCTGAGGGCCGAGGCGCTCTGGTACTCCGGGCTCGTGGCCTTGAGGGAGCTCTACGGCGTCTTGGGGGAGTTCAGGCTTTCTGTGGTGAGCAAGCTCTGGGAGAAGTACGCGCCGAAACCCTCGAGAGGAAGCGCCTCATTGCCCGCTCGAGGTCAGAGAGCGTGA
- the ppcA gene encoding phosphoenolpyruvate carboxylase encodes MKVPKLMATQHPDSTVVLMPQDEVEEAIQDVLPLDQGGRGCDEKMVDYEGKATPYNQMRDIIEEVRKYDVVPGEDFLITPRVPNPKLEDKDRHLLAITAAVTANMYSQMYFNTDAIKYIILPMSTSTLELAEVQRRILKVERLVSEEFSLRIEEWIKLIPLFETAESHMHIDEIVEGLRIAFIKEIGMFENEFRIFMGKSDSGIHSGHIASSIGVRMGLLKLWNWQKDTMFKVYPIIGMGKPPLRGHMAEWVIEDWVEAWRGYYTATVQSALRFNTDRKDYVHTITVVTKNSGKQPPLELLGYAKEMVNVAWRASEVYLSRLERLADMISFMAKFVTRTRARLDSYKRRAKTGKEMPRAIRFCASLYSMGLGPTLIGAGVIEELASGTAEKLEHLLKFVPLLPKDFAFDYAFTDLEVFKRYVDEKTFEIIKKDVDVVKEYFANVEPPKSPPEGYFEKLRELRGALDEAEVSRAKAIVMELAEMRGFLG; translated from the coding sequence GTGAAGGTTCCCAAGCTGATGGCCACCCAGCACCCAGACAGCACAGTAGTCCTCATGCCGCAAGACGAGGTGGAGGAAGCAATCCAAGACGTCCTCCCGCTGGACCAAGGCGGGAGGGGCTGCGACGAGAAGATGGTGGACTACGAGGGCAAGGCGACACCCTACAACCAGATGAGGGACATAATAGAGGAAGTGAGGAAGTACGACGTGGTTCCGGGAGAGGACTTCTTGATAACTCCTAGAGTGCCCAACCCCAAATTAGAGGACAAGGACCGCCACCTGTTGGCCATAACCGCCGCCGTGACCGCTAACATGTATTCCCAGATGTACTTCAACACAGACGCGATAAAGTACATCATACTCCCAATGTCCACCTCAACCCTCGAGCTGGCCGAGGTGCAGAGGAGGATACTGAAGGTGGAAAGGCTGGTCTCCGAAGAGTTCTCGTTACGTATAGAGGAATGGATCAAGCTGATCCCGCTCTTCGAGACGGCCGAATCCCACATGCATATAGACGAGATAGTGGAAGGCTTGAGGATAGCTTTCATCAAGGAGATAGGTATGTTTGAGAATGAGTTCAGAATTTTCATGGGCAAGAGCGACTCTGGAATACACTCCGGCCACATAGCCAGCTCTATAGGGGTTAGGATGGGCTTGCTGAAGCTCTGGAACTGGCAAAAGGACACTATGTTCAAGGTCTACCCGATAATCGGTATGGGCAAGCCCCCGTTGAGGGGACACATGGCGGAGTGGGTGATAGAGGACTGGGTAGAGGCTTGGAGGGGCTATTATACTGCCACCGTGCAGTCGGCCCTCCGTTTCAACACGGACAGGAAGGACTACGTACATACAATTACCGTAGTGACCAAGAACTCTGGCAAACAGCCTCCCCTAGAGCTGCTGGGGTACGCCAAAGAGATGGTGAACGTGGCGTGGAGGGCCAGCGAGGTCTACTTGTCTAGGCTGGAGAGGCTGGCTGACATGATATCATTCATGGCGAAGTTCGTGACTCGGACGAGGGCGAGGCTCGACAGCTACAAGAGGAGGGCTAAGACCGGTAAGGAAATGCCCAGGGCGATAAGGTTCTGCGCCTCGCTGTACTCCATGGGCCTCGGGCCGACGCTCATAGGGGCCGGAGTGATAGAGGAGCTCGCCTCCGGCACGGCTGAGAAGCTGGAACACTTGTTAAAGTTCGTGCCCTTGCTCCCCAAAGACTTCGCCTTCGACTACGCCTTCACAGACTTGGAAGTATTCAAGAGGTACGTGGACGAGAAAACTTTCGAAATAATAAAGAAGGATGTGGACGTAGTCAAGGAGTACTTCGCTAACGTGGAGCCCCCCAAGTCCCCGCCGGAGGGGTACTTCGAGAAGCTGAGGGAGCTTAGGGGCGCTCTGGACGAGGCGGAAGTGAGCAGAGCAAAGGCAATAGTAATGGAGCTCGCCGAGATGAGGGGTTTCTTGGGCTGA